The following are from one region of the Petrotoga mobilis SJ95 genome:
- a CDS encoding PHP domain-containing protein, translating into MKVDFHTHSTGSDGSNTPNELLNLALEKNIEYLSITDHDTLDGVKSLENFKDLKKLKFVPGVEISAEFPTTLHLLGYGFDSNNERLNKVLEELQEFRKKRNVLMIENMQKLGFQITLEELKKEAGGELIGRPHFASLMVKKNYVSNKQEAFDKYLKKGAPLYLDKKRLNPKDAILLIKEAGGVVVLAHPYQTKLDEQNLANLIRELVDYGLDGIEAYYSSHTKEMNEKYKALAKKYDLFITAGSDYHGTNKAGIEMGINISKEELEPFLNILRML; encoded by the coding sequence GTGAAAGTAGATTTTCATACTCATTCTACAGGATCAGACGGAAGTAACACTCCTAATGAATTATTGAATCTGGCTTTAGAAAAAAATATAGAATATCTATCTATCACCGATCACGATACCCTTGATGGAGTAAAATCTTTAGAAAATTTTAAAGATTTAAAAAAATTAAAATTTGTTCCTGGAGTAGAGATAAGTGCAGAATTCCCAACCACTCTACACCTATTAGGATACGGTTTTGATAGCAATAACGAAAGACTAAATAAGGTTTTAGAAGAGCTTCAAGAGTTCAGAAAAAAAAGAAACGTTTTAATGATCGAAAACATGCAAAAACTTGGTTTTCAAATTACCCTTGAAGAACTAAAAAAAGAAGCAGGTGGAGAATTGATTGGTAGGCCCCATTTTGCTTCTTTAATGGTGAAGAAAAATTATGTAAGCAACAAACAAGAGGCTTTCGATAAGTATTTAAAGAAAGGAGCTCCTCTTTACTTAGATAAAAAAAGGTTGAATCCAAAAGATGCAATATTGTTAATTAAGGAAGCGGGTGGTGTAGTTGTTTTGGCACACCCTTATCAAACAAAACTCGATGAACAAAATCTAGCCAATCTGATCAGAGAGTTAGTAGATTATGGGTTAGATGGCATAGAAGCTTATTACTCCTCGCACACCAAAGAAATGAACGAAAAGTATAAAGCACTTGCCAAAAAGTATGATTTGTTTATAACCGCTGGTTCGGATTATCATGGAACAAACAAAGCAGGGATAGAAATGGGGATTAACATCAGCAAAGAAGAATTAGAACCATTTTTAAATATTTTAAGGATGCTTTAA
- a CDS encoding NUDIX domain-containing protein — MSEQILAIPTKKMDEKISSNNDNFFKIKFSDFVEILESGNFYERNALENDYNYKQIIPYVVFRNFQDEILVLKRTQNQGEKRLHNKISIGIGGHINKGDNGITMEQTFFNGMDREINEELWITNSYKYVYKGIINDNDEDVSKVHLGVLFVGFIDSAKIKEEDNFESTWMKKEEIVNLKDVNFEGWTKIALNNL; from the coding sequence ATGAGTGAACAAATTTTAGCTATTCCCACAAAAAAAATGGACGAAAAAATATCTTCGAACAATGACAATTTTTTTAAAATAAAATTCAGCGATTTTGTGGAAATATTAGAAAGTGGTAATTTCTATGAAAGAAATGCACTCGAAAACGATTATAATTACAAACAAATCATACCTTATGTTGTGTTCAGAAACTTCCAAGACGAGATTTTAGTTTTAAAAAGGACACAAAATCAAGGAGAAAAAAGACTTCATAACAAAATATCGATAGGGATAGGGGGTCACATAAACAAAGGAGATAATGGTATTACTATGGAACAAACTTTTTTCAACGGGATGGATCGAGAAATTAACGAAGAATTATGGATTACCAATTCATATAAATATGTTTACAAAGGAATAATCAATGATAACGATGAAGATGTATCCAAAGTTCATTTAGGTGTTCTTTTCGTCGGATTCATCGATTCTGCTAAGATTAAAGAAGAAGATAACTTTGAGAGCACTTGGATGAAAAAAGAAGAAATCGTAAATTTAAAAGATGTGAATTTTGAAGGTTGGACAAAAATTGCTTTAAATAACTTGTAA
- the hslV gene encoding ATP-dependent protease subunit HslV yields MDFHGTTILGVKRNGKTVICGDGQVTMGETIFKGNAKKVRRLGEGKVISGFAGSVADALALYERFEGKYKSSHGNLMKAAVELTKEWRMDKALRRLEALLLVADKENIFLISGNGEVMEPQEDAIAIGSGGPYAYAAAMALLRNTDLDAEEIAQKAIKIAGEICIYTNDNITMEIIE; encoded by the coding sequence ATGGATTTTCATGGGACAACAATATTAGGAGTAAAAAGAAACGGAAAAACTGTAATATGTGGTGATGGACAGGTAACAATGGGAGAAACAATCTTTAAAGGTAACGCCAAAAAAGTGCGAAGATTAGGCGAAGGAAAAGTAATATCAGGTTTCGCTGGATCCGTAGCCGATGCCTTGGCTTTGTATGAAAGATTTGAAGGAAAGTATAAGTCTTCACATGGCAATCTTATGAAAGCAGCTGTGGAACTGACCAAAGAATGGCGTATGGACAAAGCACTTAGAAGACTTGAAGCATTATTATTAGTCGCCGACAAAGAAAATATCTTTCTAATTTCAGGCAATGGCGAAGTAATGGAACCACAAGAAGATGCAATCGCAATTGGCTCCGGTGGACCTTATGCTTATGCTGCAGCAATGGCTCTATTGAGAAACACAGACTTAGATGCTGAAGAAATCGCTCAAAAAGCAATAAAAATTGCTGGTGAAATTTGTATTTATACGAACGATAATATCACCATGGAGATTATAGAATGA
- a CDS encoding D-alanine--D-alanine ligase family protein, translating to MYIPIITGGKSKEREISLTSAKNVFNSISNLGYKPVILDLIDDDFINKIQNYKFAFNVVHGDYGEDGRLPSLLEILGIDYTCSNPETCIATYDKFIFYSLFKNYIQMPQTTLTNKLILPPFEYPFIIKPRKSGSSKGVYIIHNENEYKFYLEKDLKEFQEVLVQEYIKGREITISYIQKNEEFILLPILEIIPKKEFYDYEAKYTNGLTELKPQLNSPEKIIQKINEIGNHVMQTLTFKDMFRIDAILKDDEVYVLEINTVPGLTELSDLPTSALAAGISFDELINIIIKNHVARVAG from the coding sequence ATGTACATCCCAATCATTACAGGTGGGAAATCTAAAGAGAGAGAAATTTCCTTAACAAGCGCAAAAAATGTTTTTAATTCTATAAGTAATTTAGGTTATAAACCAGTAATCTTAGATTTAATAGATGATGATTTTATAAATAAAATTCAAAATTATAAATTCGCCTTCAACGTGGTACATGGAGATTACGGAGAAGACGGAAGATTACCTTCCTTATTAGAAATCTTAGGAATAGACTACACATGTTCAAACCCTGAAACATGTATAGCCACATACGATAAATTTATATTCTACTCTCTATTTAAAAATTATATACAAATGCCTCAGACAACCCTAACCAACAAATTGATATTACCGCCCTTTGAATACCCTTTCATCATCAAACCTAGAAAAAGTGGATCGAGTAAAGGAGTATACATCATTCACAACGAAAATGAATACAAATTCTATTTAGAAAAAGATTTGAAAGAATTTCAGGAAGTTCTGGTTCAAGAATATATAAAAGGCCGGGAAATAACGATATCTTATATTCAGAAAAATGAAGAGTTCATATTACTACCAATTCTTGAAATTATTCCAAAAAAAGAATTCTATGACTATGAAGCAAAATATACTAACGGGTTAACGGAACTCAAGCCACAGCTTAATTCACCCGAAAAAATCATACAAAAAATAAATGAAATAGGGAATCACGTTATGCAAACACTCACTTTTAAAGACATGTTTCGGATCGACGCCATCTTAAAAGACGATGAAGTTTACGTTTTGGAAATAAATACTGTGCCTGGTTTAACAGAATTAAGTGATCTTCCTACATCCGCACTAGCTGCTGGAATTAGCTTTGATGAGTTAATAAATATAATAATTAAAAACCATGTTGCGCGGGTTGCAGGGTGA
- the topA gene encoding type I DNA topoisomerase has protein sequence MPKKSTKSKGNSEESKYVVIVESPSKAKTIERYLGKEYKVIASKGHIRDLPKKEFGVDIEHDFEPIFQVIPGKEKVIQEIKKETKGRKVLLASDMDREGEAIAWHLSQILDLDPKEKNRIIFSEITKNAIKNSISNPQSLDLKKVDAQIARRILDRLVGYKISPLVWKVLKDYKTSAGRVQSAALKLIVDKERKIFIFKPKKYFNIYLEYKGQNIPLTKEDGKKIKPESITKIKKDQIFEYLKDKDFKLVNVEEKESIRKPPLPFITSTLQQAAVSTFNWASSKVMKIAQELYEGVETSEGSIAFITYMRTDSTRVSNEAQQAAINYLEKNYGKDYVGHYLSKNKKSNVQDAHEAIRPTDINMDVNNAKRLISSDHLKLYTLIWNRFMASQSAPSRYLEKTYTIEDNTNKYAFEITSKKCIFDGFEKFWNPNNKEVNFEIGKNDKITYDQLKFEEKETNPPNRYTEATLIKELESKGIGRPSTYATIISTLLQRKYVSKIAKSTLRPTTTGFVVTDFLETYFPEIVDVKFTANMEEDLDKIEDGKNKSKVVLEQFYKEFETFLSTASNNIKNKKEILHYESDVPCEKCGKNMKLNFGRYGLYLSCEECKETQKIPAESFGVTIKEKLYIKEYLQETLKIDKEENKIDEKCPICGGDLILKHGKFGEFIACSNYPECKYTRNVKARGKCPNCGGDIVKLKSKKGKTYFKCNSCSTMYWNEPSEYSCPNCGETLFYKTSKGKEKLYREKDKAYFDIEEIKQLTK, from the coding sequence ATGCCCAAAAAAAGCACTAAATCCAAAGGAAATAGTGAAGAAAGTAAATACGTAGTAATAGTAGAATCCCCGTCAAAAGCAAAAACAATAGAAAGATATTTAGGAAAGGAATACAAAGTAATAGCTTCAAAAGGTCATATACGCGACTTACCTAAAAAAGAGTTTGGAGTTGATATCGAACACGACTTTGAACCTATCTTTCAAGTGATTCCCGGTAAAGAAAAGGTTATACAAGAAATCAAGAAAGAAACAAAAGGGAGAAAAGTATTACTAGCATCGGATATGGACAGAGAGGGAGAAGCTATAGCATGGCATCTTTCTCAGATTTTAGATCTTGATCCAAAAGAGAAAAATCGAATTATATTCTCAGAAATAACAAAAAATGCAATAAAAAATTCAATAAGTAATCCTCAAAGTTTAGACTTAAAAAAAGTAGATGCTCAAATAGCTAGGAGAATCTTGGACCGATTGGTAGGATATAAAATTTCACCTTTGGTTTGGAAAGTATTAAAAGATTACAAAACAAGCGCGGGAAGGGTTCAATCTGCAGCATTGAAATTGATAGTGGATAAAGAAAGAAAAATTTTTATCTTCAAACCAAAAAAATACTTCAATATCTATCTTGAGTACAAAGGTCAAAATATACCTTTAACAAAAGAAGACGGTAAAAAAATAAAACCCGAAAGCATAACAAAAATAAAAAAAGACCAGATCTTCGAATATTTGAAAGACAAGGATTTTAAACTGGTGAACGTAGAAGAAAAAGAATCAATAAGAAAACCCCCATTACCATTCATTACAAGTACGCTACAACAAGCAGCGGTTTCGACTTTTAACTGGGCTTCATCTAAAGTAATGAAAATCGCTCAAGAGTTGTATGAAGGTGTGGAAACCTCTGAAGGAAGTATTGCGTTTATTACTTATATGAGAACTGATTCTACACGAGTTTCAAATGAAGCTCAACAGGCTGCTATTAACTATTTGGAAAAAAATTATGGAAAAGATTACGTTGGACATTACTTATCAAAAAACAAAAAATCCAATGTTCAAGATGCTCACGAGGCTATAAGGCCTACAGACATCAACATGGATGTCAACAATGCAAAAAGGTTAATTTCATCAGACCATTTGAAATTGTACACCCTTATTTGGAATAGATTCATGGCCTCTCAATCAGCTCCATCAAGATATTTAGAAAAAACATACACTATTGAAGACAACACCAACAAATACGCATTTGAAATAACGTCCAAAAAATGTATCTTTGATGGATTTGAGAAATTCTGGAATCCTAACAATAAAGAAGTTAATTTTGAAATAGGTAAAAATGATAAGATCACATATGACCAATTAAAATTCGAAGAAAAAGAGACTAATCCTCCAAATAGATATACGGAGGCAACATTGATAAAAGAATTAGAATCTAAAGGTATTGGAAGGCCATCAACATACGCAACCATAATATCCACACTTTTGCAGCGGAAATACGTATCCAAAATAGCAAAAAGTACCTTGAGGCCTACAACTACTGGTTTTGTAGTAACTGACTTTTTGGAAACATATTTCCCAGAAATAGTCGACGTAAAATTCACTGCGAACATGGAAGAAGACCTTGATAAGATAGAAGACGGAAAAAACAAAAGTAAAGTCGTTCTAGAGCAGTTTTACAAAGAGTTTGAGACATTCCTTTCGACTGCATCTAACAACATCAAAAATAAAAAAGAAATTTTACACTACGAAAGTGATGTCCCTTGTGAAAAATGTGGGAAAAATATGAAATTAAATTTTGGGAGATATGGTCTATATTTATCTTGTGAAGAATGCAAGGAAACTCAGAAAATCCCAGCGGAATCATTTGGAGTAACAATTAAGGAGAAATTATACATAAAAGAATATCTACAAGAAACTTTAAAAATAGACAAAGAAGAGAATAAAATAGATGAAAAATGCCCCATTTGCGGTGGAGATCTCATATTGAAACACGGGAAATTCGGAGAATTTATTGCATGCAGTAATTACCCAGAATGTAAATACACTCGGAATGTGAAAGCGCGAGGGAAATGTCCCAACTGTGGAGGTGACATCGTAAAATTAAAAAGCAAAAAAGGAAAAACTTATTTCAAATGTAATTCTTGTAGTACCATGTATTGGAATGAGCCTTCAGAATACAGTTGCCCCAACTGTGGAGAAACCCTTTTTTACAAAACCTCAAAAGGAAAAGAAAAATTATACCGTGAAAAAGACAAAGCATACTTTGACATTGAAGAAATCAAACAACTAACAAAATAA
- a CDS encoding 3'-5' exoribonuclease YhaM family protein: MNEEYSLGDIIKDNPFQPKAAVENITLISDLKPTEDAEVEGKVVSKKLQKTKNDKTFLLFTIADKSQSIRAIDWYNAEANNNKIQIGDVIKVKGKIVYFENRLQINISNETNSVQKINITNINPEKYLLFSNNDLSKLTTKLEQYIQAVENEGIRSLLKQIFLVNSKLRESFLFSPAAVEVHHAYPGGLLEHTVMVTELSLRLYDLYNEDNEICINKDIIIAGSLLHDIGKIEEYVIKPSGIEKTELGELIGHIHLGTKIVYEESKKINPKIKESDLNHIIHIILSHHGEIEYGSPVVPKTIESFIIGLSDNVDSKIAQVKDNIRNTLQINKDQSWSEYDKRLARKIKIEKY, encoded by the coding sequence TTGAATGAAGAATATTCTTTGGGAGATATAATAAAAGATAATCCGTTTCAACCAAAGGCAGCTGTAGAAAATATTACTTTAATATCTGATTTAAAACCCACTGAAGACGCAGAAGTAGAAGGTAAAGTTGTGAGCAAAAAGCTTCAAAAAACAAAAAATGACAAAACGTTTTTATTGTTTACAATTGCCGATAAAAGTCAGTCCATTAGAGCTATCGATTGGTATAACGCAGAAGCAAACAATAACAAGATTCAAATTGGAGACGTTATAAAAGTAAAGGGGAAAATAGTTTACTTTGAAAATAGGCTTCAAATCAATATTAGTAACGAGACCAATTCAGTGCAAAAGATCAACATAACGAATATCAACCCCGAAAAGTACTTGCTATTTTCTAATAATGATCTATCAAAGTTAACAACTAAACTCGAACAATACATACAAGCCGTTGAAAATGAAGGTATCAGATCTTTATTGAAACAGATCTTTTTGGTTAATTCAAAATTAAGAGAATCCTTTCTTTTTTCTCCAGCTGCAGTGGAAGTACATCATGCCTATCCTGGAGGTTTATTGGAACATACTGTAATGGTTACTGAACTATCTTTAAGATTGTATGATCTTTATAACGAAGATAATGAGATATGCATCAATAAAGATATTATAATAGCTGGATCACTGTTGCACGATATAGGGAAAATAGAAGAATACGTTATAAAACCCAGTGGAATAGAAAAAACTGAACTAGGTGAATTAATTGGACACATACATCTGGGAACAAAAATAGTGTACGAAGAGTCAAAAAAAATAAATCCAAAAATAAAAGAATCAGATCTTAACCATATAATACACATCATCCTCTCCCATCATGGAGAAATAGAATATGGAAGTCCTGTAGTCCCAAAAACCATCGAATCATTCATAATTGGTTTAAGTGATAATGTCGACTCCAAAATCGCTCAAGTTAAAGACAATATTAGAAATACCTTACAAATAAATAAAGATCAAAGTTGGAGTGAATACGATAAAAGGCTGGCACGTAAGATAAAAATAGAAAAATACTAG
- the alr gene encoding alanine racemase, translated as MKGRETAAYINIDKYLENLNYIQNQTKAHIIPVLKANAYGHGMLPLAMQVFKEGYSMLAVAYLEEALEILNRGIHLPILIFNYFSPDDFKELLEFAHFLRPTITSSTFLEKVCDILGKDVDKFKFHINVDTGINRIGIKEEKLPQLIKLIKDRNIQIEGVYSHFANADEKDDFTRVQFEKYKGLLDYIIGSGIDVEKKHISNSAAALFFPEFALDYVRPGIATYGLQPSTTYKIDQLKPILELKSIVANIQNLQPNDTIGYGRTYEVQKRMKTAIVPIGYADGYFRALSNKGEVLINGKRSKILGRVSMDQIVVDVTDNNVSLGDEVVIIGRQKYDQITAEEVAENASTINYEVTSRIAQRVRRIYIKGGKYFE; from the coding sequence TTGAAGGGTAGAGAAACGGCAGCATATATAAATATTGATAAATACTTAGAAAATTTAAATTATATACAAAATCAAACAAAAGCGCATATCATACCAGTTTTAAAAGCAAACGCTTATGGACATGGTATGTTGCCTTTGGCAATGCAAGTATTTAAAGAAGGTTATAGTATGTTGGCTGTTGCTTATTTGGAAGAAGCTTTAGAAATCTTAAACCGGGGGATACACCTCCCAATTTTAATCTTTAATTACTTTAGCCCAGATGATTTTAAAGAATTATTGGAATTCGCTCATTTTTTAAGGCCAACAATTACTTCTTCTACATTTTTAGAAAAAGTATGTGATATACTAGGAAAAGATGTTGATAAATTTAAGTTCCATATCAACGTGGATACTGGAATCAACAGAATTGGCATAAAAGAGGAAAAATTACCTCAATTAATAAAGTTGATCAAAGATAGAAACATTCAAATAGAAGGCGTTTATTCTCATTTTGCCAATGCAGATGAAAAAGATGATTTTACCAGAGTTCAATTTGAAAAATATAAGGGGTTATTGGATTATATAATTGGTTCAGGCATAGATGTTGAAAAAAAACATATTTCTAATAGTGCTGCTGCCCTTTTTTTCCCAGAATTCGCTTTAGATTATGTGAGGCCAGGCATTGCCACTTATGGCTTACAACCATCTACAACTTATAAAATAGATCAATTAAAACCTATTTTGGAACTAAAAAGCATTGTCGCGAACATTCAAAACCTTCAACCGAATGATACTATCGGTTATGGACGAACTTACGAAGTGCAAAAAAGGATGAAAACCGCTATTGTTCCTATAGGGTATGCAGATGGTTATTTTAGAGCCCTTTCCAACAAAGGAGAAGTTTTAATTAACGGAAAGCGATCTAAAATATTAGGAAGGGTATCTATGGATCAAATAGTTGTGGACGTTACTGATAATAATGTATCACTAGGTGATGAAGTTGTAATCATTGGGAGGCAAAAATACGATCAAATAACCGCAGAAGAAGTAGCTGAAAACGCTTCTACTATAAACTATGAAGTAACCTCAAGAATAGCTCAAAGGGTTCGGCGGATTTACATTAAGGGAGGAAAATATTTTGAATGA
- a CDS encoding nitrilase-related carbon-nitrogen hydrolase — protein MFKVSVVQFKPELFEIEKNVNKVMKIIEGVDSNFIVFPELAFTGYAFSSKKEVEETYESPLDGIGYAFKTFKEFSKDTGVSVVYGFNEKYEGKYYNSSILIKSDGTYKIYRKTHLFFREKLFFTPGDTGFWVDNINGINVGVAICFDWYFPESFRTLALLGADLILHPANLVLPYCQEANKIRSLENKIYIATSNIWGTQINGEIEYSFTGKSQVTSPDGEVLFRLPEQGDFIQTAEIDERKSQNKRINEYNDLFQDRKPKYYFHS, from the coding sequence ATGTTTAAAGTTAGCGTAGTTCAATTCAAACCAGAACTATTTGAGATCGAGAAAAATGTAAATAAGGTAATGAAGATTATCGAAGGAGTCGATAGCAATTTTATAGTCTTTCCAGAATTAGCTTTTACCGGTTATGCTTTTTCCTCTAAAAAAGAAGTAGAAGAAACTTACGAGTCGCCTTTAGATGGGATCGGATACGCCTTTAAAACTTTTAAGGAATTTTCTAAAGATACTGGTGTAAGTGTAGTATATGGTTTTAACGAGAAGTATGAAGGTAAGTATTATAATTCATCAATTTTGATCAAAAGTGATGGGACATATAAAATATATAGAAAGACTCACTTGTTTTTCAGAGAGAAACTGTTTTTTACCCCGGGGGACACGGGTTTTTGGGTGGATAATATTAACGGAATAAATGTTGGAGTTGCCATCTGTTTTGATTGGTACTTTCCGGAATCCTTTAGAACATTGGCTTTATTAGGTGCAGATTTAATTTTGCATCCAGCCAATTTAGTCTTACCATATTGTCAAGAAGCCAATAAAATTAGATCTTTAGAAAACAAGATTTATATTGCCACATCAAATATTTGGGGAACCCAGATCAACGGTGAAATAGAGTATTCTTTCACGGGTAAAAGTCAAGTGACTTCACCTGATGGAGAGGTGCTTTTTAGATTACCAGAGCAAGGTGATTTTATTCAAACAGCAGAAATAGATGAAAGGAAATCTCAAAATAAACGTATTAATGAATACAACGATCTCTTCCAAGATCGAAAACCAAAATATTATTTTCACTCTTAG
- the dnaK gene encoding molecular chaperone DnaK yields MSTKEYVVGIDLGTTYSAIAWVKPDGNPEVIPNAEGKRTTPSIVSFTKDGQILVGEPAKRQVILNSDRTVRSIKRYMGSDYTVRIDDKVYTPQQISAFILKKLVKDAEEYLGGKIKKAVITVPAYFNDAQRQATKEAGEIAGLEVLRIINEPTAASIAFGLDRSKEERKIVVYDLGGGTFDVSILDIGEDIIEVIATSGNNHLGGDDFDQRIIDWLADEFMKEYKVDLRKDKQALQRLKEAAESAKIELSSKLETDINLPFITVVDGQPVHLEKKLTRTKLEELIGDLIESTRVPIENAMRDAKLSPQDISDVLLVGGSTRIPAVQKLVKDYFGKDPSKNVNPDEAVAVGASVQASIMVGETERDLVLVDVTPLSLGVEVKGGLMEVIIPRNNKIPVKKSKVFTTSVDGQTEVEVRVYQGERPLARDNFFLGSFTLTGIPPAPRGVPQIEVTFDIDSNGIVSVSAKDLGTQRQQSMVVTGRHKLDKDQIDRMMKEAREYEEQDKKVKEKVELRNQADDLIYQTEKLLRENGDKIPDNLKINIEEKTKELKQALEEDNVGKIKIVKDELQQEIMKVGQYIYQNQNPGATAGATTPVDDPEN; encoded by the coding sequence ATGAGTACAAAAGAATATGTTGTAGGTATAGACTTAGGTACCACTTATTCAGCTATCGCTTGGGTAAAACCCGATGGTAACCCTGAAGTAATACCCAATGCGGAAGGTAAAAGGACCACACCTTCTATTGTTTCTTTTACTAAAGATGGTCAGATATTAGTAGGTGAACCAGCTAAAAGGCAAGTTATTTTAAATTCCGATAGAACTGTTCGCTCCATAAAAAGGTACATGGGAAGTGACTACACAGTAAGAATCGATGATAAGGTGTATACACCTCAACAGATTAGTGCGTTCATACTTAAAAAGCTGGTTAAAGATGCAGAAGAATATTTAGGAGGAAAGATCAAAAAGGCCGTTATTACTGTTCCTGCTTATTTCAACGATGCTCAAAGGCAAGCTACCAAAGAAGCAGGGGAAATTGCAGGATTAGAGGTTCTAAGAATAATAAACGAACCAACAGCGGCTTCAATAGCTTTTGGTCTCGATCGATCAAAAGAAGAGAGAAAAATAGTTGTATATGATCTTGGTGGTGGAACATTTGATGTTTCCATTTTAGATATAGGAGAAGATATCATAGAGGTTATCGCTACTTCGGGGAACAATCATCTAGGTGGAGACGATTTTGATCAAAGAATAATCGACTGGTTAGCTGATGAATTTATGAAAGAGTATAAGGTTGATTTAAGAAAAGATAAGCAAGCACTTCAAAGATTGAAAGAAGCAGCTGAATCTGCTAAGATAGAATTATCAAGTAAATTGGAAACGGATATAAATTTACCTTTCATTACGGTTGTGGATGGTCAACCTGTTCACTTAGAAAAGAAACTAACACGAACTAAATTAGAAGAACTCATTGGAGACTTAATAGAATCAACAAGAGTGCCCATTGAGAACGCAATGCGGGATGCTAAACTTTCCCCACAAGACATAAGCGACGTTTTACTTGTAGGTGGTTCAACGAGGATACCAGCAGTTCAAAAATTGGTTAAAGATTATTTTGGAAAAGATCCTTCTAAGAATGTTAACCCAGACGAAGCAGTAGCAGTTGGAGCAAGTGTTCAAGCTTCTATAATGGTAGGAGAAACAGAAAGAGATTTAGTTTTAGTAGATGTTACTCCTTTATCCTTAGGTGTTGAAGTTAAAGGAGGTTTAATGGAAGTTATTATACCAAGAAACAACAAAATCCCTGTGAAAAAATCTAAAGTTTTTACGACCTCTGTTGATGGACAAACGGAAGTTGAAGTAAGAGTTTACCAGGGAGAAAGACCTTTGGCACGAGATAATTTTTTCTTAGGGAGTTTTACATTAACAGGTATTCCCCCTGCACCAAGAGGAGTTCCTCAAATAGAAGTTACTTTTGACATTGATTCTAATGGAATAGTAAGTGTATCCGCAAAGGATCTAGGAACTCAAAGGCAGCAATCTATGGTTGTAACTGGAAGACACAAGCTCGACAAAGACCAAATAGATAGGATGATGAAAGAAGCAAGAGAGTATGAGGAACAAGACAAAAAGGTAAAAGAAAAGGTTGAGTTGAGAAACCAAGCAGATGATTTAATCTATCAAACAGAAAAATTATTACGTGAAAATGGAGATAAAATACCCGATAATTTAAAAATCAACATTGAAGAAAAAACAAAAGAATTAAAGCAAGCTTTAGAGGAAGATAACGTCGGTAAAATTAAGATAGTTAAAGACGAATTACAACAAGAGATTATGAAGGTAGGTCAATATATTTATCAAAATCAAAACCCAGGAGCAACTGCAGGAGCAACAACTCCAGTAGACGATCCAGAAAATTAA
- a CDS encoding GNAT family N-acetyltransferase, with amino-acid sequence MQKTFNFDSFNLSLKELDSKEDLLDDDFEFTKLEIAEFLKENLGRYGDPLEDIINSIDYAFSKDKGKGGFVLVLYNAERITGSVVVNDTGMEGYIPEHVLVYIAVDKDCRGKGIGSNLLKETISRCNGDISLHVEYDNPARKLYEKLGFKSKYAEMRYKS; translated from the coding sequence ATGCAAAAGACTTTTAATTTCGATTCATTCAACTTATCATTGAAAGAACTGGACTCAAAGGAAGATCTATTAGATGACGATTTTGAGTTCACCAAATTAGAAATAGCAGAGTTCTTAAAAGAGAATTTGGGAAGGTATGGTGATCCTCTAGAAGATATTATTAATTCCATCGATTACGCCTTTTCTAAAGATAAAGGAAAAGGTGGGTTTGTTTTGGTACTCTATAATGCCGAGCGCATCACGGGTTCTGTTGTTGTTAACGACACGGGTATGGAAGGATATATCCCTGAGCATGTCCTTGTCTACATAGCTGTTGATAAAGATTGTAGAGGTAAGGGGATTGGTAGTAACCTTTTAAAAGAAACAATTAGTCGATGTAACGGGGATATATCTTTGCATGTGGAGTACGATAACCCGGCAAGAAAATTGTACGAAAAGCTTGGTTTCAAATCAAAATATGCAGAGATGAGATATAAGTCATAA